In Pirellula sp. SH-Sr6A, the DNA window TCTGCGTGCAACGATCCGATTCGACGGTTCCGCCGCATGTCGTGATCGCGACAACGTCCAGACGCGGGTCGAACAGGGCCATGATGAGCGCAATGGCGTCGTCGATCCCTGGGTCACAATCGATGATTACTTTTCTTGCCATGCTGGACAAAAGCCGTTCGAGGAATTCAACTCGTACCGTTACGCAAACCTAATGTTTTACGTGACTTAGCCGTCAGTTACTAGCCGATTCCCTTACCTGCATCCCATCAATGCTCGAAGATTACTTGGAAATCGTTCGCAGAAAGTCGGATTTGACCGCGGATCAGATGCAACTCGTGATCACGTGGATGCTGGCCGGCCGCGTCGAGGACGATCTGATTCGACAATTGCTCCTGGCGTTGCGGGAGAAAGGGGAAGCGGTGAGCGAGTTGGTCGGAGCCGCCCGAGCCATGCGAATGATGATGACGCCGATCCGCACCCAACGAACGGATCTAGTCGACACGTGCGGCACCGGCGGTGATGGGGCTCGGACCTTCAATATCTCGACCGCTACGGCGATCGTCGCGGCTGCGGCAGGGGCCTCGATCGCCAAACACGGCAACAGAAAGATCACCAGCGCAACCGGTTCCGCCGACGTGCTCAGCGAACTCGGAGTCCATATCGACGCGCCGCGAGAAACCGTCGAACGATGCTTGGAATCGCTCGGCCTCTGCTTCTGCTTCGCTCCCAAATTGCATCCGGCGATGAAACACGTATCGGAAGTTCGCAAGTCGCTCGGTGTCCCCACCTTGTTCAATTACTTGGGCCCCCTCTGCAATCCCGCCAGCGCCCCGTTCCAGATCATCGGAGTCGGCAAAGAAGACCTTCAGACCAAAATCGCCGCCGCTCTCCTACAACTCCCCGTTCGAGCCGCCATCGTGGTTCGGGGGGAGGATGGGATGGATGAAGTCACCCTGAGCGCGCCGACTCAGGTGCAACATATTGCTTACGGAATGCTCACCCAAACAACTTGGACACCTCAATCCTTCGGGCTGAACCCAATCCGTGTCGACGACTTGATAGTCGATGGCCCGAAGGAAAGCGCCGATGCGATTCGAGGAATATTGCGAGGTGAGAAAGGGCCTAAGCGGGATATTGTTGTCGCCAATACAGCAGCGACCCTCTGGGTGAGCGAACATACGCACTCCCTCGTCGATGGGGTCGCCAAAGCGCAGCACGCGATCGATTCAGGCAAAGCGGCCAGCGTACTGCGCGAGCTTTCTCAACTCTCCCACCAAGAGCCTGCTTAATCCAGGACTCGGTATTCCCACTCTTTCACTTCGACTACCGATTGAAAGGCGCAATAACCGAGGGGACGCGAAGGCATCACTTCGGCGCGAACGGAGAAACTCTTTCCTTCGCGATCCACGCTAACAACCTCTTCGTCATCGATCCACGCCTTCAAGACCTTGTTGTCCACTCGAATACGAAACGAATACCACTTTCCATTTTTAAAATCTCGGAAGCTGGAAGTTTCGTTTTCCGAAGCGTCGTTTCCATTGATACTGCTGATCCCGACCAGACCACCTCCCCATCCCCCGCAAATGAACGAGCAATGGTCCTTGCCAATGGGGAACGTGACGCCCGCAAAGAAGTCGGTTCCATCGGCACGCTTCGCCTTCCATCGCATCTCGTAGCGATCGGTTGGCAAATCCTTCTTCTTGGTGTGGACGCCGGTAAGGGGATCTCCTCGGCCCAATGTCAAAACACCCTCCTTGATCTCGACCGATCCTTCACCGCCGAAGTTCGTGGACTCCCAGCCTTCGAGGGAATTCTTTTCGAAGAGCGGGAGCCATTTCGCTTCCTTCTTGGCAGCGGGAGCGTCTTCAAGCTCGATTTGCGCGGTCACCGCTGCTTTCTGGGGTTTGGTAGGTGGAGCTGATTTGTCCTGTCCCACCCCATCTGTCGCCATGGCACAGAGGTTCGCGAGGGAAAGGGATGCGATGATGCTGGCTGCTCGTATACTTTTCATGAGGAAATGGTCCTTGTTCAAGTGAGGAATCCCCAACAGGATACACAAACAGGATACACAGAGGAGCGCCCCGATGGACAGCATTCCCATTGTGAAAAGTTGACATAAAGGTTCGGTCGCGCGCGCACCCAACCGCTAGGCACAAACACTCTCTGCTTTGGGCACTACCGGTTTCTCAGTGCTTTAACCGTTCTTGCGAACCACGAGTTGCTGATCCTTGGTAGCCACCACGACCACTGCCGTATCTTCGTCGATCCATCCTTCTTCGCATACAACGTTCCACATCCGATCACCGACCATCGCTCTTCCATAAGGGTTGCATCGCGTGGTTGTCGTTCCCTGCCATCCGACGAAAGCTCGGACTTCCTCTTCGACCTCTTGCTTCTTCTCGCGATCGACATGCTTGGTGGGAGGGGGCAATACCATCCAACGAACAAAAGGGGAATTCGCAATCTGCTTTCGAAAGAGAATGGCTAGTGCCAACAGAGAGAAGGTAACGAGCCCGATCTGACCAAAGCCTTGCACCAAACGACCTCGCTGATAGTCATTGGTCGGCCACACAAACGTTTGTCCCGCCAAGACCAAACCGATGGCCAACATGCCGAGCCCGGTCACTCCAAAGACACCGAATCCCGGCAACAAAAAGATCTCGACCAGCAAGCAGACGACTCCGCCGAGGATCAACATCACCTCCAGCCACTCGACAGTCCCATCTAAAAACCGGAGCCAGAAGAAGAGCCCAAAACAGATCGCGGCGAGAATACCCGGGAATCCCACTCCGGGTGATCCCAACTCCGCGCTCAGCGCCGTGATGCCGATCGCGAAAAGCAAAAAGGAAATCCATAACTGGCTCGCTAGCCAATCGATGAACTGTTCTGTCGCATTGGTCTTCAGCGGCACCGGCAATGTCTCCACACCGTACCGGTTCCCCAGTTGTTCGATCGACAGAGAACTATCGACGACCAATCGCAGCTCCCTGGCTTCCTCGAACGTCAATCCACCTTCGAACGACACCGGATCGCCTTGGGTCCACTGCGCCACCTGGGGGTCGTCCACCAACCATTCCGGGCTGTTCCATTGCGAACGGCCATCGAACGCGGTGTACTCAAATATAGGAATCTCGCTGGAAAGGCACCCGAGCAATTCACCAACACTGCGACCGCTCGATCGCGCCAACGATTCGATTGAAGCCCTTTGCTCCCAGCATTGTTCGGGAGAAATCGAAGCTTCACCGGGTCCACCCAATACCGCGTTGGGATGCATGAACAACGCATTGCACGCGAGGGCTACCAGCGCCGCATCGCCACGCGCCGCATTCCGGATGTAGCAGATTACCTCCGCCTGCGTTGGAGGTATCTCAGCCAAGTAATGCGCCAGACGCAGGCTCTCACCTAAATTGCCTCCCGGCGTATCGAGTTCGATCAGCACCAGATTCGCCTTGCCATCGGCGAGCCCCTGCTCGAGAGCTCGCAACATGCGATCCACGTGGCGCGGACTGAGAATGCCCGATAATTGCGTTCGAACGACTACTCTTGGGCCGTCAAACGTCGGTTGCTCGATCGGTGGCTTCGTCAATCGTAGGGCGATCGCCAATTGCTCGCGGTCGCTGGCCGCGTAAGCGATCCACCGCCAACTGCGTAGCTCTTGCCCACGGAACCATCCGAGTTGATTGTTCGGAACCAACTGCTCCTCTTTCCATTCGCCGGCCTTTCTCTCGCGGTCCGCTAGTTGCGAGGCAGTGACGTACTCGATCTTTCCATCGGTATGGTCGATGCGAGTGAGGGGCTCCGTCGGATCGAGCATGGAGAGGACCGCCGCGGCGGGAATGACGTTACCTCGACGGCTTGCGATATCGAGATAGGCTTGGCGAACCGTCGTATCGAGCGTCACCTCTTCGATTCCCGCTTGCCCGAACTCGGCGTCCAAGGGCATGGCGATCTCCTCGCACCCCAGAGCGATCAATACCGCGTGTCCAGCGATCGACTCGGGAAGAAATGCAACGGTTTGGAGACGAGCCCCGCGCGGCCCTGCCAACCACCGAGCGACCGACAACGCACGCTCGAACGGCGTTCCACGCCCCAAGACTGACTCGTCTCCTCCTGCCGTTGATGCCGAGGCGGCGCGCTTGAACTCGAGTACGACGATCTGCCGATCGGCTCCAGTCGGTCGGTTCGCCAAGCTTTCCAAGGAGGAAAGGAGTCGCTGTTCCGCTCCCGCGTCGAGCGGGAGTTCCACCGATACCAACGCTGCCGTCCGACCGTCGACCGCCTCGCCGGCTCCTTGCCAACCCAACGCCTTAGCGTTGGAGAACCATCCAGAAAGCCAGGTCAGCAGGATCACCAGGCAGGCGGCGGAGACATTCCAGAGCCGGTATCCCGCCGTCGATCGAGCGCGCGAAGGAAAAGGGAGGATGGAAAAGATGGGTTCGACAGTTCGTCTGCTGGGGGCTTCGTTTTCCATGATTTCCAAAAAATAAAAGTTTTCCTCCGAACCAAACCTACGATACCATAGTCTGATCCCGCACACGGCCGTCAAGCCGTGGCGACAGGTGACCTGTAAACAAGTGATTTTTGGTCACCTTTTTTGTTTCGAGGAATCTCTCAAAGTGCGTCAAACGACGACGGGAGGATGTCATGCGTCAAGTGAATATTGCTCAACGATGTGTCAATGCAGTCGCCGTAGTGCGAGATTGCGCGTTGGTAGCAGTGGTCAACGCATCGCTCCTCTTGCGTCATCTCCATACACGCACGCTTGGTACGACGAGTAAATCGATAGGGCTAGAACGCCCCGAGTTTTACTCTTGGGGCTCCGGGTGGCGGATGCGCTCTGGCATGCAATTGCAGCCGGTCCATCAGCCAGTTCCCAATCCGACCCCTAGAAACCGCTCTCGGTAGAGCGGTTTACAGAATGCCAGCAATCGATCGCCAGAGCTGAGCATTCTTCACCGTACCCAACGGCGACACCGCGAGAAGCCAACGGCTCGTAGCACCTTTTTCGGCAGCCCCGTTGTTTTGGCCAGCGTCCAAAGCAGCGGCAACCTAACCGATTCCCGCTTCGATCCCGTTCCGCTTGGATAGAGCCATCCCCAGGACGTCGACGGATTCGTTTCCGCATCGTTTTAGGAATGGATTCCCTGAGCGCTAGGTCTCTCTCGCGGCCACCCCATAAGCACTCCTTTTCGCTTCGATCGCTGAAGATCCCTTCGCATCGCGAGCTCGAAAAGGCCATTAGAGAGATTCCAATCGATGTCTATCGCTGAATGTGATTTCGAACCAACCACTTGCACTATCCGAGACTTGGTACAGGCTGCCCAATGCGGCGACCGCGATGCCATGGACCAACTCTACAGCCGATTCCAACAGCACATCCTGTCGATCGCTTACAAGCGACTTGGAAACTGGGATGAAGCTCAAGAATTGTGCCAAGACGTTTTCATCCAAGCCTTCCGTCGGATCGACCAACTGCAAACCCCAGAGGCCTTCGCCGGATGGCTTCGACAAATCGTGCACCGAATGGCTATCAACCGATTGACCCGGCGCCCCAAACCGACGGCGATCGACCATGAAGTCCTGGAGGCAACGTTGTCCGATGATCGAGAACCTATCGACGCCGTGCTATCCAACGAACGAACCACCCAGGTTCACGTCGGATTGGACCGATTGGGAGAACTGGATCGAGCGACCTTGATCGCGTTCTACCTGGACGGCCAAAGCCTCGTGCAAATGGCCGATTCGTTCGATGCCCCCGTGGGCACGATCAAGCGTCGATTGCACGTCGCTCGAAAGCGATTGGCGAAAGAGTGCGGTTTGCTGATGGGTGCATAACCCAACGCTGGACTCGATAACCAATCGGGACAAAGCTTGCAAATTTCCGGCTTGGGTGGTGGATCGAAGACCACCCAAGCGGTTATCCTGAAGAAGGTGAACACCTGGGTCAGCGATACGCTGGTCCCAACACTTTCTCAAAGGCGATTGCGATGATTCTTTCGGGCCAAGAAATTCGTAACCGGCTAGGCAGCGATATTCGGATTACTCCATTCGAGGAGGACTGTCTCAATCCGAACAGCTACAACCTTTCGCTGCACCATGAACTGCTGGTCTACGAAGAGGTGGTCCTCGATGCCAAACAACCCAACCGCTTCCGTCGGATCGCTATCCCCGACGAAGGGATCATTCTCAGTCCTGGACAGATCTATTTAGGTCGGACCATTGAGCACACCGAAACCCACAACTTGGTGCCGATGATCGAAGGTCGCAGCTCGATCGCGAGACTAGGACTCTTCGTCCATTGCTCGTCCGGGTTCGGCGATGCCGGCTTCTGCGGCCACTGGACCATTGAGATGTTCGCAGTCCAACCCGTTCGTATCTACGCGGGACTTCGCATCTGCCAAATCTTCTTCCATGAAGTCACCGGACAGATTCGCGAATACTGCAGCGAAAAGTACCAGCATAATCACGACGTTCAGCCAAGCCTGCTGTACAAGGAGTTCAAACACTCCCGCCCCAGCGAACAACTGGAATTCAGCTTCGAGTCGCTCGCATCCAAATGCTGCTCATCCGCCTCGGAACATCAGCGTGAAGAAACCGTGCAACTCGCGCAGGCCACGGTCTAGAGACTCAAAGGCATTGCATCTCCTCTGTGGAGCATTCGAATCGCTTAGGCCTTTGACCGTGCCGCAATTTATTTTGCGGACGTCAGATGGACCTTTTCCTCCGAGGCAGGCTGCGCCTCCACGATCCGGATGCTGTGGGAACGCCGGTCGGTGCGGTAGTACTCGAATCGGTTGGAATAGGGCTGATCCTCCGGGCGATGCAAAACCCGTTTGTCGATCCCCCACTTGCTCTCGGCGATGACGGTACCGTCTACCAATACCGCTTGCACCAGCGCCGTGTGCAAGATCTTTCCGGTCACATCCCGGTAAATAACTACGTCGTTCGATTGGGGTGCGGTCACCACGCGATATTGGTTCGAACGCAAAATCGTTTCCACGCCGGTCCCTCGAAGCAGAAACTTTCCGTTCGTGAAAACCCAACCATGGCAATTGGCCTGCTTGTCCGCGTCTGCGGTTTGAATCAATGCATTTTCAAACCGGGCATAACGGATCGAGAACTGGGAAGCGAACTCCGAAAAGACCCGATCGTCGGTATTGAATTGGAAAAGGTCGACCTCCTCCCCGTTGTCTGCATAGCCCTTGAACGCGTTGGATGGCATCACCTGACCGATGCAGGCATCGATGTTGAACACAACAAAGTGATTGAACAGCCGGGAATAACGTTCGTAGGACCAGATCGACACTCCGCACCCGATGAGAATCATCGCAGCTGCGCTCCCACCCCAAATCCAGTTGTGGGTCGGCTTACCAAGAAGCGCTTTGGCCGCGGCCAAAACCGCACCCATCCACGCGACAAAGCCAAGGCTCCCGACGATGGCCCGCGATAGGCCGCTTCGCATCAAGTAGCTTTCGCCCAGCCATTCAAATGCCATGAACCCAAGGGCGAGGACGAACAATCCCAAAGTCAGTTTATCTAACCATCCCCCAGCGACCGCATTTTTAGAAACAACACGCCATGTTCCGCGGGCGGAGACGAACAGGCCGGTTGCAAAAACAACAAGAAGCAGATAAACGCTGGTTTGGTCGAACATGGATGCAAAGACTTGGTTTCGTTGAGACGAGGTACCGATCGGGTCGGTCAGGCCACTCAAGAACACGTGTTCGACAAGATGGTATCGCTCTAGGGAGATTCAATTTTTCAAACAACGAGACCTACCGCCTCGAAACACCAATTGAATAGATCAACCTAAACAAGTCGATTCACCGACTCATTCCCTCTCCAAACGGGCCCAGCGAGCCAATTACCAACACCCTTGTTGAATCTGTCTACCTCGAGAAGCGGGCGGGGCGTTTTTCAAGAAAAGCGCGAATCCCTTCTCGCGCGTCGTCGGTACCCAGACATTCCACGTAGGCTTGGGTGTCCGCAACATAGGTCGACTTGACCTGCGTACCTTCGTCTTGGTGGATCAACCGCTTGGTCTCCCGCAATGCCATAGGGGGCATGGCCAGCAGCTTTTGAGTCAGCTCCGCGGTGGCAGTCGAGAGTTGCTGTCTGGCAACCAGTCGATGCACCAACCCGCAATCCATCGCTTGCTGAGCGGTGATGGGCCCTCCCAGCGTACAAAGCTCTATCGCCTTGGCCTTGCCCACCAACGCCGTCAATTGCGACAACCCATAGCCGGGGGACCAACCGAGCAAGATCTCAGGCATTCCAAAAGTCGCCTGATAGGTCGCGATGCGAAAGTCGCACGAGCAAGCCATCACGCAGCCAGCCCCGAGCGCGTTCCCATCCACGGCCGCAATAAAAATCTGTGGGAGATTCTCCCAATTGAGGTACATCCTGGCCTGCCGATAACTCAACTCCCGCGCCACTTCGAGGGAAAGATCCCCTACCTCTCGAACATCGTCCCCCGAGCAAAACGTGTCGGCTGCTCCCTGAATGATCACGATGCGAATGTCAGGATGACCTGCCAACCAAGCATTCAACTCTTCCCAATCCCGGGTCATTTGCTGGTCGACTGCGTTGCGACGCTCCGGGCGATTGAGGAGCACCTTGGCCACTCGATCGTCCACCGCGACTTGAAGCGTAGAAAGACTCGGTAGATCGCCTGGATTGGGAGTCGCCAGCATGGGAATCAAAGTTCCATTTCGATGGGTTGGAGTCTTTTGCTCAAGCCGATCGGCAATGCGATCGAGCGAGACGACCATTCTCCGGTGCGTCCCTTTGCCAATCATTTCTCGTTCGTCAAAGGCGGTGACATCGAAATCGACAGCCCGGCCTTGAATGGCCGTGACTTGAGCGAATGCGGTGACTTGTGCTCCGATGGGAGTCGCTGCCAGATGATCGATATGGACCTGCGCGCCGACCGATTCTTCGCCGACTTCCAAGTAGGGCTCGATCGCTTTC includes these proteins:
- the trpD gene encoding anthranilate phosphoribosyltransferase, whose product is MLEDYLEIVRRKSDLTADQMQLVITWMLAGRVEDDLIRQLLLALREKGEAVSELVGAARAMRMMMTPIRTQRTDLVDTCGTGGDGARTFNISTATAIVAAAAGASIAKHGNRKITSATGSADVLSELGVHIDAPRETVERCLESLGLCFCFAPKLHPAMKHVSEVRKSLGVPTLFNYLGPLCNPASAPFQIIGVGKEDLQTKIAAALLQLPVRAAIVVRGEDGMDEVTLSAPTQVQHIAYGMLTQTTWTPQSFGLNPIRVDDLIVDGPKESADAIRGILRGEKGPKRDIVVANTAATLWVSEHTHSLVDGVAKAQHAIDSGKAASVLRELSQLSHQEPA
- a CDS encoding DUF1080 domain-containing protein, with the translated sequence MKSIRAASIIASLSLANLCAMATDGVGQDKSAPPTKPQKAAVTAQIELEDAPAAKKEAKWLPLFEKNSLEGWESTNFGGEGSVEIKEGVLTLGRGDPLTGVHTKKKDLPTDRYEMRWKAKRADGTDFFAGVTFPIGKDHCSFICGGWGGGLVGISSINGNDASENETSSFRDFKNGKWYSFRIRVDNKVLKAWIDDEEVVSVDREGKSFSVRAEVMPSRPLGYCAFQSVVEVKEWEYRVLD
- a CDS encoding NfeD family protein; protein product: MENEAPSRRTVEPIFSILPFPSRARSTAGYRLWNVSAACLVILLTWLSGWFSNAKALGWQGAGEAVDGRTAALVSVELPLDAGAEQRLLSSLESLANRPTGADRQIVVLEFKRAASASTAGGDESVLGRGTPFERALSVARWLAGPRGARLQTVAFLPESIAGHAVLIALGCEEIAMPLDAEFGQAGIEEVTLDTTVRQAYLDIASRRGNVIPAAAVLSMLDPTEPLTRIDHTDGKIEYVTASQLADRERKAGEWKEEQLVPNNQLGWFRGQELRSWRWIAYAASDREQLAIALRLTKPPIEQPTFDGPRVVVRTQLSGILSPRHVDRMLRALEQGLADGKANLVLIELDTPGGNLGESLRLAHYLAEIPPTQAEVICYIRNAARGDAALVALACNALFMHPNAVLGGPGEASISPEQCWEQRASIESLARSSGRSVGELLGCLSSEIPIFEYTAFDGRSQWNSPEWLVDDPQVAQWTQGDPVSFEGGLTFEEARELRLVVDSSLSIEQLGNRYGVETLPVPLKTNATEQFIDWLASQLWISFLLFAIGITALSAELGSPGVGFPGILAAICFGLFFWLRFLDGTVEWLEVMLILGGVVCLLVEIFLLPGFGVFGVTGLGMLAIGLVLAGQTFVWPTNDYQRGRLVQGFGQIGLVTFSLLALAILFRKQIANSPFVRWMVLPPPTKHVDREKKQEVEEEVRAFVGWQGTTTTRCNPYGRAMVGDRMWNVVCEEGWIDEDTAVVVVATKDQQLVVRKNG
- a CDS encoding RNA polymerase sigma factor, with the protein product MSIAECDFEPTTCTIRDLVQAAQCGDRDAMDQLYSRFQQHILSIAYKRLGNWDEAQELCQDVFIQAFRRIDQLQTPEAFAGWLRQIVHRMAINRLTRRPKPTAIDHEVLEATLSDDREPIDAVLSNERTTQVHVGLDRLGELDRATLIAFYLDGQSLVQMADSFDAPVGTIKRRLHVARKRLAKECGLLMGA
- the dcd gene encoding dCTP deaminase — protein: MILSGQEIRNRLGSDIRITPFEEDCLNPNSYNLSLHHELLVYEEVVLDAKQPNRFRRIAIPDEGIILSPGQIYLGRTIEHTETHNLVPMIEGRSSIARLGLFVHCSSGFGDAGFCGHWTIEMFAVQPVRIYAGLRICQIFFHEVTGQIREYCSEKYQHNHDVQPSLLYKEFKHSRPSEQLEFSFESLASKCCSSASEHQREETVQLAQATV
- a CDS encoding thioesterase, FlK family, which encodes MIEGLKVGDRAELTWTVGSEHTIHLGVNRKGFGDDGKAMRRSAVVFSTPNMILLMERAARKAIEPYLEVGEESVGAQVHIDHLAATPIGAQVTAFAQVTAIQGRAVDFDVTAFDEREMIGKGTHRRMVVSLDRIADRLEQKTPTHRNGTLIPMLATPNPGDLPSLSTLQVAVDDRVAKVLLNRPERRNAVDQQMTRDWEELNAWLAGHPDIRIVIIQGAADTFCSGDDVREVGDLSLEVARELSYRQARMYLNWENLPQIFIAAVDGNALGAGCVMACSCDFRIATYQATFGMPEILLGWSPGYGLSQLTALVGKAKAIELCTLGGPITAQQAMDCGLVHRLVARQQLSTATAELTQKLLAMPPMALRETKRLIHQDEGTQVKSTYVADTQAYVECLGTDDAREGIRAFLEKRPARFSR